Proteins encoded in a region of the Macaca mulatta isolate MMU2019108-1 chromosome X, T2T-MMU8v2.0, whole genome shotgun sequence genome:
- the SNX12 gene encoding sorting nexin-12 encodes MSDTAVADTRRLNSKPQDLTDAYGPPSNFLEIDIFNPQTVGVGRARFTTYEVRMRTNLPIFKLKESCVRRRYSDFEWLKNELERDSKIVVPPLPGKALKRQLPFRGDEGIFEESFIEERRQGLEQFINKIAGHPLAQNERCLHMFLQEEAIDRNYVPGKVRQ; translated from the exons ATGTCGGACACGGCAGTAGCTGACACCCGGCGCCTTAACTCGAAGCCGCAGGACCTGACCGACGCTTACGGGCCGCCAAGTAACTTCCTGGAGATCGACATCTTTAATCCTCAGACGGTGGGCGTGGGACGCGCGCGCTTCACCACCTATGAGGTTCGCATGCGG ACAAACCTACCTATCTTCAAGCTGAAGGAGTCCTGCGTACGGCGGCGCTACAGTGACTTTGAGTGGCTGAAAAATGAGCTGGAGCGAGATAGCAAG ATTGTAGTACCACCACTGCCTGGGAAAGCCTTGAAGCGGCAGCTCCCTTTCCGAGGAGATGAAGGGATCTTTGAAGAGTCTTTCATCGAAGAAAGGAGGCAGGGCCTCGAGCAGTTTATTAACAA AATTGCTGGGCACCCACTGGCTCAGAATGAACGCTGCCTACACATGTTCCTGCAGGAGGAGGCAATTGACAGGAACTACGTCCCGGGGAAGGTGCGCCAGTAG